Below is a genomic region from Neomonachus schauinslandi chromosome 2, ASM220157v2, whole genome shotgun sequence.
CAAACCCATTAGCACCAAAAAGTACTTTATAGCATTAGGATATCTGTAATTCCAAATCAGATTGTCCCAGAGAAAGCAAATTGTGCTATGTTTGTTACTGCTCCTTAAtttcttggaattaaaaaaaaaaaaaaaggtggtaacAAAATGATCTTTAAACTCTCAATTAAAACTAGTACCTTGTCAGtttaacataaaaatcaaatttcacaaaataaatatactgaaGCAACTATAATAGTAATcacctttatttaaaatatttttcaatctaGGAAAGCTCATTTTACACGAGTTTCCAACTAATTTATTAAGagtcagaaacaaagaaaataaaaccagagaaaatCCTCTgtaaaaaaatacacaaggaaCATTTCTACATGTGAAAAAACAGTAAACAGTCTTAACGTCGGAACATCCAAGTCTTAGTCTCAATTCCATCTCTTCTAGTGAACACTACTATCAACCTTGAGATCTGATTTGTTCTTGTCATTCTTCACTGAGTAGATGAAATATGTTAAGGTATCCTTTTCATTCACTGGAATAGACCTAAAGTGGCAACCAactatctataaaaaaaaaaaaaattcaaattatagaTATTGACAGATGTCATACTAGGTAAAAAAAACCACAGTCATCAAAAGAGAAAGTGCTATGTGATAAGAgctatttccttttaaaaataaattatttaacaaaataccaaCAAGATGAAAAGCTATGTAAGAATAAGATGTTATGAAGAAGAGATAGTGTGATTTCACCAACCCACTCAGTTAAATATACATTAATTAGAATAttattcccttttatttaaattttataactaGAATCTACATCAggaggtaaatatttttaaactttaagtaccaatgaaataaaacagaatgtaGACCCTACTCACACAGAAATAGGATAAATATGTAAGTTGAAAAACTTTTGGTTCTACACAAATTATAAACTatcttacaaatatattttctgtaactTATTCATTCATTGGCAGTACTCTTTGTTAAGGTTCCCTGAAAGTTTTTCTGAATAAAGATTATGGATGGAaaatgagaagggaaagagagatgtTCACTGAAGAGTATTTATCTGCTTTCTGGCCTTTCATTCTGCTAATCCAACATGTGCACTATAACAACCAAGAGGAATACAAGAGATTAAACTGGGGTGTTCATATGCATATCTAGAATGTGGAAGATAAAACTTCTTAAAATGTTATTCAGACATTAATTAAGAGATTTAAAGAGGACAGTCACCTAAACTCTGGACTCACTCATGACTAAACTATAATTTTCATGGCCATTTggactttttctcatttctaaagaagaaagtagatttagaaataatataactttttaaatatcagattATCAAATATTTCAGGTACACTTAAAAACTACGTACTTCTGACCGTTGTACAACACAGGTTTTAACTGTAAGGGTCCacttacacacttttttttttttttccagtaaatacagtacagtattgtgagtgtattttctcttccatatgattttgttaacatttttttcctttagcttactttattgagaatacagtaaaaatatatataatacatacgaCATAGAAAATATGTTGACTATATTATCAGGAAGGCTTCCAGTGAACAGTacgctattagtaaagtttttggggaatcaaaagttatatacagattttttacTATGCTCCTAactcctgtgttgttcaagggtcaactgtacgtTATATGTAACATTTATAATAATCAGTTCTTTGGTTCTCATTTGTCCCAAAACAAAAGTACCTTCCACTTGATTAGTATCCATATATATGGATACAGTTTCATCGTGGTAGATAATATCTACGTTTATGTTATATCAATATACTATACAACCTAAAAAGGACTGGatcttttaaatcaaatttaaagaaaaaacttagTTTTTGTTGCTTaggcaagaaggaaagaagaaattctgGCTAAAAAGTCAATATATTAGATCTTAACAATGTTAAAAAAGCATTCTGCCAAAGAATTGTACCTTCTGTATCTTTTACCATATCCAATATGCACGTTTTAGAAAATGTTGCATTATTAAACCCAAGctgaaaaatatggagaaaactgatttatatatttaatttctattctaACAGATTAACATCTTAATAGGATTCACAGATTTCTTGGTTCTATTAATTCCTAAGAACACACATATTCCAAAACTTACGAAAAGACTAGAAGTTCTATATCAAAGCAAACTAAATAAAGCCTTGGATAAAAGTCTTTGCATCTTCCAGATGTGAAGAAAGCACAGATGCCTCAAAACAAACATCAACAAGGACAGATTCTGAAATAGTTAAATCAACAAGTTATAGGAATACTATTTACGGGCTAATCAGTAGACCTAAtccatcaaaaatttaaaaaaaaattctaataaagacAACAaagcttatcaatttcttttattatgccTCCattaggtgttcaataaatgtttactaagtGGAATTTTAAAACCAACAGATTTCCagaatcagaatttaaaaattatcacccAATATTTCTGAAAGCCAGtattaaaaaatgcttagaaaattaCATACAATCCACTGAGTGGTTGTATCATAAAGGAATTTAAGAGGCAGACAAACATTTCTAGGAAACTAGATTCTTCCGCAATAGATTTTTTATGAACTGATCTTTCTAACTAAAATGTATTGTTATACACATTACGTTAACAATTTCATTAGCCTTTAATGACTCTTTTTTGTATAAACAGGctcatttaaagtataaataGTTTAAAACTCATAAATACCTCAACAAGTTGTGCTTTATTAAGTCCTGGTCTGGTTGATAGTTTGAAGTGTCTTTTGTATCTCCGAAGTGTATTGACTTGTAATTGGTATAAAtcaacctagaaaaaaataaacatgtaagaaTTAGTtcatgcaatttttaaaagttacctttCATACGTACAATAACATTTCAATTTTGgcacaataaaaatgtaattctgtaattccattatgaaataaaaattatattatttaattccattccattccttttatataatcaaaactataaatatattgtaCACTTTAATCTTCTGAAGATAAATATTGAAAATTGGGAgcaaaaaaagaagttagaaggCAATAGAGCTATAAGCATTGTCAACTGAAAACATAAGTCAAACTACAACTGCTTGTTAACTGGctatatttaattttgctttcattttcagatttttcgctttaagcatttttaaaatttgttcattttttaaatataagtttcagaatgaaatacttaggatTTACATTTAACATACAGAAACTTTACCTCAGGAGTATCAATATCTTGAACAGGTGAATCTCCTCCATCATCATcgctcccttttctctttcttctgtttcgaACACTCTGAATTAAGTTTTTATGATAATCACAAATGTAAAGATGCCTTGCCTGAAACAGAAAAGTTTCACAGACTacttataattatgtaatgtgtCCATGTATTAGTAAAATACATAGGGCACggtgaattattaaaaataaaaacaacagtcaAAACAGGCCATTGTTAAGACAACAGCATGCTTCTATGCTTAAATCCTCTATTCAGTTAGATTGGGGAGTAGGGAGGGGTGGACGGGAGGGAgggtaggcagagaagcagaatgCGAAATTCCAACTTTGGATTTTGTCATTAAACTGCAGTGAGGGTGAACTAGATTTGTTAGGTCATGCTGTTTTTTAACAAGGGGAAAGATGATGTTGCCCACAACTTTGCTATATGGTAATATTTTCTCTACTTAAAGAGCATATTTTAGTAGCATGATGTATGCTTCCTATTCTTTTTATAATCCAGATACAAAACTATCCCTTTTTACAAATGAGCTGATTTCATATGctacttatatttaaatttgaattataaatttccgagtatttaatgtatttatttgtactaCGTTCTTCCAACCAAAGCAATGTGAAATTATTCAAGTTTACTTGAAAAGTTTCTTATGAGCGTGCCTGCTCATAAGAGCACGAATTGTTTAACAGGCATAAAGTATCACAAGTATGCCCTTAACAGGCATAAAGTATCACAAACTCTGCAAAAGCTTCAATTAAATGTAGTCTTGAGAGCTGTACGGTAACATATGAAATATTGGGTTGCATATATTAACAgttaaactcctttaaaaaaaaccaaacgaTTAAAGACTAAGGCTTTTAAATTAACTTCTAAACTAAATCCAAGTTAAAATTATGCAGGACATGTGCTAGGTTCTGGCATCTTGTTATTCATTTACCGCCAGCCAGAGCTCCGAAAAGTGGCAATGGTTGTTTCTAAAAACCTCATAGATGGTCAAAAAAAGCCAGACGTGTAAAAGGACTGAAAAAGAAATCCCGATGGCTGCCAAAGGGATGGCAAAACCGCAGAGGCTACGTGCTCCCCACGTTGCGAGCAGCTGCGCTAGATGCTGACATCGTTCACAATCCCCGCTCCCAGCAAGGCGCGGGGTGAGTTCGCTTCCCCTCACTCCATACTCGGACGAACGAGGAAAGGGGTCTTTCTTTACTGCAGCATCAGGTCCTTGGTCTTTGCAAAGACTCCACTTTTGCCTACACGAGAGGAGTTACTCCCTGGGACCACACGCCAGCTAGGGCAGCAAAACAAAGAAGGCACCTCCATTCCAAAAGGAGCTGCCGGGCTGCAATAAAACTACTCCGGGCCCTCCGAGCGGCGGTCCCCTTTGTTTCGTTTCCCGATCTCGGTGAAGGAGGAAGGGGTTAGACAGTGAGCAGAACGGACTCCGggagcgtgggggtggggggggataggAAGTGTGGGGGAGGAGCGGAACCGCGGCGTGCAAGTATGTGTCTGTAGGGGGTGGCGGTCGGAGTTGCAGCGACTTTGTTGTTTGCCTCCTACCAGAGACCACACAACGGGTTCGCACTGCAGCCAGGTCTAGCGGGACCCCTGAACCCTCCGCCCAACAATCCCTGTAGGCACCAGGAGCCCcaagggggtgggcagggcagggccgtCCCGCCGTCACTTACGCTCTTATCCAGCTCGATTTTCACCTTCTTCTGGGAGATGCTCTTCTGGATCCTCTTGCTGAAGCTGGCGTTGCCAGCCGCCCGGCCGCACCGCTCACCGTCCTCCCGCAGACAGCACAGCTGTCCGGGGCCGGGCCCGGCCGCTCCCGGGGGCCCGGCCGCAGAGACGGCCCCGGCACCGGGCACCTCAGCCCCGGCGCCGGCCCCTGCCCCGTTCCCCGCCGAAGCGGCGGCAGCCGCGGCGGCAGCGACCACGGCGGCCACTGCGGCGGCCGCGTCCCCGCCGCGGCTCATCTCCTCAGGCGTGAAACCGTTCATGTCTCCGCGCTCTGGGACGCCGGTGCTGAGAGAAATCCCCGCTCCGCCTCTCTCCGGAGACTCCGGGGTCTCCGCAGGGTCCCTCAGGCACCTGACCCCGCCGAGGCAATTCCTCCGGCGGCACGGCCAGACACCAAGCGTCCTAGCCTGTTGTTGCCTACTGGCGCCGGGACAAGGGACAGTGCTTTGGGTCAAGAACCAGAGTCGGGCGGCGCCAGGAGTTACGACCCCGCTCACTGTCACATGGAGACGCTTCAGCAGTTGGCCCGGGCGCCTCCGCCTCCCTCCGGCCCCTCGACCTGCGCAAGCGCGACGCGCTCTCTCCTGTCCCGCCCCTTCCACTCTGTAGCGGGGCACCACGGGAATTGTAGTTCCCTGCGGGGGAAATCAACTTGAGTTCCTCCCTGACTCGGCGCCTTGGTGATTGGGGGAACTACTTATCCTAGCATGCATCGCGTGGCCACCggcagggctttttttttttttttttttttttaaagcacggGGAAAACAGGGAGGTGTGGTTGGGGGTTGTGATGTTTTCTCGCTTCTTGTCTCTCCCGGGCAGTTGGTTTCTTTGGTTACCGGAATTTTGCAGCGTTAGCATTCCAGACGAAGAGGTCACTCAGCTCCTGAGGCGAAGCGCAAaatgcagggggcaggggctaGGAAGGGAAGGGAGTGAAGGACACGAGTAAAAAAGTTTCGGGGCCCTTTTCCTATCTGTGGAAAAAGAGTTTTTGGTGTGGCCATGCTTTTGTGGGAAACCCAAACCGAGGAGAACTCAGTGAAGCTGGCGCTCTTCAGGCCCTGGAGGTCCTGCAGGTCCTGCTGCTAACAAGGCGGCTGGATAACCGTTCCATTCATTGACGCACCAGCTTGTTCAGGGGCCCCTGCTTAGGCAAAAACGCCCATCCCGACCTTGACCGTGACAGGGCCTCTTCCCAAGTGCCTCAGCTTAAGGCCGTTTTTAAATCCTTGCACGTTCCTGCAAGGATCAGGTTTCACTCCTGGGTGCACAAAGTTGGCCGCTTCCTGAGGTGGAGCTGCTGACGGGTTATAACAGGGCTTTGTTCCGCCTCCACCTCCAACCTTTACAATTTCTCCTCTAATGGCCCTGGAAAAGGGCGGAGTCCAGTATCCTATAAAAGGGGACGTGGAACCCCACCAATACCAAGTTAGCGTGAGTGATCCTCAGAAACTTCCTGGCGTTCTCTCTACAGAATGAGAGGCGAGAAAGAAACTGCGTTTCCTTGAGTGCCTGCCAGCGCCTGTGTGCTTGTGCGTGTAGAGTGCGTGTAGAGTGCGAGCGTGTGTGTTTGTACGGGTGTGTGCGCCtttgcgtgtgtgtgcgtgcgtgcctGTGGGCGCGTGCTTGTGGAGGGCGGGGTAGAAGAATGGGAGCGGCTAATACGAAAGCTGCATCTTTGCTAGTTGCAGCGCGTCACTGTTTTTATCAGATGTATCCTGTTTAGCAATCCCattgtttaaacaaaaatacGAAGCAGGTTCTTTTGAAAGTTCTTTTAGACTTAATGAGTGAATTTAGTGatagaagatttgaaaaaaaaaaaaaaagtaaatgtcatCTGCCCTGAAATTCAAAGCCATCCATTCCATCTGTGCTTTTCCGTTCTAGGatatggcaaaggaaaaaaaagaaacattaaaatattacctAAATTGAATGGGAGAAAGAAAGATGCTGAATGGTAAGTATTTTGTGTTACTTTTTAAAGCTGCACTTTCCAGTAGGGAGTCTGATAGCCATATGTGcctattgaacacttgaaatgtggttattTCTACTGAAAAACTAAACtgttaattttaactaatttaaattttaaaaaaggatttcagTTATTGGAAAATCTTTAAGTGTGTTTGGAACAACTTGGATATGtgaatgtattttttcaatttaaattttgtgAAATCTAAATTTAGAATCCAagttgagatgtgctgtaagtatgAACTAgcaggatttcaaagacttagtatcagaaaacttttaaaaagtatattgaatggctcattaataatttttatattgattacatgttgaaatgataatattttgagcATACTAGCTTAAatgaaatataacattaaaataaaatttacctgtCTCTATTGTCTTAAATGTGGCTACCAGGACGTTTAAATGTTTAAACTTGTGGCTCACGTATTTGTATTAGATAATGCTGGCTTAATCTATTAAACATAGACTACTAGTATCTATTGTTTgtgcatatattttcttaaatggttaaaaatgagaacatatgGACAGGATGGATACATTCCAACTTCAGGGTGGGGTTCATCTCTCAGGAGAGAGACCAAGGGATAGTATCAGGGAATGGTTTAAAGGTGGAGTCTGTTAtgtttgtaagtttttatttattaaaaaaaatctgaaacaaatgtAGTGTTAGGATGTtggattttcacattttttgtacttttatttgtttttaaaatgattcatAATATTGTTTGGCCCTTGGCCTTAAAAGTTTATAGTCTATCTTATGCAAAATGTGACCAAATTACttcatgtatatgtgtatagttTAGCAATGTATCCGTTTCATATGAATTTCAGGAAACTGACGAATTGTGGCTAGGCTTCCTTTACACACAATACGGTATTTTTAGAAGATCAAATTAAACGTTTATTGCATACTAGGATCTTTCCTAGGCCCtgggatataaaaataattgaaacagGGTCCTAGCCATTTTGTAGCTCACTGTCTAGTTAGTAGAGTAGCTTAACAAGCACACCATACAGGCTGCcaaagactgaatgtttgtgtcctccctcCCAAAACTCTATGTTGAAagctaatccccagtgtgatggtattcaGAGGTAGcatctttgggaggtgattagatcatgaggtggagccctcctgaatgggattagtgcctttgtAAAAGAGGCTCCTGAGAGCTCCCTCACTCCTTTTGCCATGTGAGCACACAAGTGAGAAGACAGCAGTTTATGAACTAGAAGGCCGACTCACCAGATACAAACCTGCCAGCGCCTTGGTCTTGAACTTCCCAGcgtctagaactgtgagaaataaatttctgttgtttataagccacccagtctatggtgtttgTTATAGCGGCCAAACAGACTAAAATACGTGCCTcaataaaattagagaaaaagtaCAGATTTAGCGCACAAGAGGCAATGATTCACCTCTGGCAAGTAGAAGGCATTCCTAGAGTAGGTGAACTGTAAATTCTCAATGCCTGATTTAAAGTATATCTTCAGTGAATCTGTTGTTCAGACAAATAAATTTTCATAACAATCATAGTTCATTATTTCTACAAATCTTCATATTCAGGGCAGGTAAGAATTCCTTCCTTTAAGTATAATTCACAGCCTACGTGGGAATCAGGCTTTGGGGAGCTTCAAACTTACATAATTTGAGGagtcttctttaagaaaaagtatttaaagttGTAAATACAAAATTAGGCACAGGCGATTAAAAGGGCCTGTCCAAGTGAGGGACTCTGAAGCTTAAATCCATTAGCTTCATGGTAACCCTACCTCAGAGTAGACAATATGGAAATGCAGATTTATGAAACCTAAGTTATAGGGAGGTTGttgatatcattaaaatatttgctttctgaaaTGGTTATGattctttaaagtatttttcccTGACTTCCTTCCCTCTGGAGCTTTTAACAGGATTGAATTTTTCTggttttacattaaaataagtaattaaataattttatttaacttataaaaatttacaaattgaCCCATAATCCTAACATGAACATGATTAGGAAATTCAAATAATACAAAAGGTTCAGTATGAAAAAAGCCTGTTTCCTTTCATCTTCTCAAATCCCTGTCCCTAAAACCAACGAATGTTAATAATTTCTTGGATTTCCtgttagaaaaaaattgtatatgtCAGTATACACATCTCTATATGtgaataattctattttatacaCTGTTTTACACCATGCTTTTACCTAGTTTAAAATAAAGCAAGCATACAAAAATTGCGTAAAACATAAATGTCCAGTTTCAGTAgttatggaaaaacaaacatgtataTAACTGCTACCCAagtccagaaaaacaaaacaaaacaaacaatacaacCACAATAGAACCTTTTGAGATTTTTGGTTGACATTGCATTGAATCCATACATTAACCTAGGAGAGAATAGACATCTTTACAATACTGagccttctaatccatgaacatgatatatttttaattcattcagatCTTCTGTAATGTCTCTTAAcagaattttgtcattttacaGAAGTTTTGCATATCTTTTATTAGACTTATTCATATGTACCTGATATTTCTGATATTATTATAAATggcatctttttaatattttattttctttgttgccaatatatagaaattaagctgatttttcccccaaaataatgtttaaattcaACAAACTTCCCTATTCGTAAAATTTCCTACTCACagtaatttatttctatattcatttGGATTGTCAAGGCACCCAGTCACATCATTGGCAAATACTGAGTTTTGTTCCTTCATTcctaatttatttacttttctttcttttttttttttttttaagattttttatttatttatttgacagagagagagagacagcgagagagggaacacaagcagggggagtgggagagggagaagcaggctccccgctgagcagggagcccaatgcggggctcaatcccaggaccctgggatcatgacctgagccgaaggcagccacttaactgactgagccacccaggcgccctttatttttctttcttactctaCTACATGGCTAGGACTCCAGACCAATATTGGAAGAGAAGTGGTGTTAGCAGGCTTACTGTCCTGTTCCCAGTCTCAAAAGAAAGACTGTCTATGTTTCACCACTATATACAGTGTTTATGacagatatttttgtttcttatactGTTTACTTGCTCATAATATCCTCTTATGTTTTTAACGTACGCAAGATTTGTATTGCTGTTTCGCCTTtcattcttaatttcagttatttgtaccttctctcttttttgcgTCAGACCTCAACAGAGTGTTTGATCAATTTCATTAGACCTTTTAAAGgacaaattttagttttattcatggtttctattatattttttctatttcttttctttattatttccttcttttttattttgctgttttactAAGTTCTTTACAAATACGTGAATTAGAAGCTATATATGTCCCTGTGAAAAGTGTTTTGCCTGCACTCCACAAGTCTTAATATGtattattcttattatcattGAGCTCAAAATATTATCTAAATTCCCTCAGGATTATTTTTGATGCATAATTATTTAGATGTACATTTcttacttttcaaatatatgacGGTGATCTGTTACCCTTTTTGATTTCTAACACATTTGCATTGTTGTTACagaaatatatatgatttaaatcctttaaaatttattgaggtttGCTTTTGAACCAAGAAtatgtttggtgttttttttttttaagatttatttacttattttagagagagagaacacatgtgagagctgggaaaggggcagagggtgagagaatctcaagcggactcactgccgagcatggagccggaggtggggcttgatctcacgaccctgagacatgacctgagtcgagtgcttaaccgactgagctatccaggcacctcTAACATGGTTGATTTTTTAATCAacatattttgtgtttaaaaacaaTTCATATTCTCCTATTAGGTTAGTATTCTATTTTTGTCTATTGGGTCCTATTAATTGTGCTACTCACTTTTATGTATTCTTACAGACTTTTTGTCTGCTTGTTCTATAAATCAGTAAGTTAA
It encodes:
- the SAP30 gene encoding histone deacetylase complex subunit SAP30 isoform X2, producing MNGFTPEEMSRGGDAAAPGAAGPGPGQLCCLREDGERCGRAAGNASFSKRIQKSISQKKVKIELDKSARHLYICDYHKNLIQSVRNRRKRKGSDDDGGDSPVQDIDTPEVDLYQLQVNTLRRYKRHFKLSTRPGLNKAQLVEIVGCHFRSIPVNEKDTLTYFIYSVKNDKNKSDLKVDSSVH
- the SAP30 gene encoding histone deacetylase complex subunit SAP30 isoform X1 — translated: MNGFTPEEMSRGGDAAAAVAAVVAAAAAAAASAGNGAGAGAGAEVPGAGAVSAAGPPGAAGPGPGQLCCLREDGERCGRAAGNASFSKRIQKSISQKKVKIELDKSARHLYICDYHKNLIQSVRNRRKRKGSDDDGGDSPVQDIDTPEVDLYQLQVNTLRRYKRHFKLSTRPGLNKAQLVEIVGCHFRSIPVNEKDTLTYFIYSVKNDKNKSDLKVDSSVH